The following is a genomic window from Neurospora crassa OR74A linkage group III, whole genome shotgun sequence.
TCCGACTTTGAAAAGGCCAGCGAATACCTCAAGAAGGTGGGCCACAACGTTGTCATCAAGGCCACCGGTTTGGCTGCTGGCAAGGGTGTCATCATCCCCGAGTCCCAGGAGGAAGCCCAGCAGGCTCTCAAGGACATTATGCTGGATAGGCAGTTCGGCAATGCCGGCGATGAGGTTGTTATCGAGGAGTTCCTCACCGGTGACGAGCTCAgcatcctctccttctgcGACGGTACTACCATCAAGTCTCTGCCTGCTGCCCAGGATCACAAGCGCATTGGTGAGGGCGATACTGGCTTGAACACGGGCGGTATGGGATGCTATGCGCCCACCAAGATTGCCACCCCTGCTCTGCTTGCTCAGGTCGAGCGCGAGATCCTCCAGCCGACCGTTGACGGCATGCGCAAGGACGGCTTCCCCTTCAAGGGCTGCCTCTTCACCGGCTTGATGATTACCCCCAACGGCCCCAAGGTGCTCGAGTACAACGTCCGCTTCGGCGACCCCGAGACCCAGACCGTCCTTCCTCTGCTCAAGTCCGACCTCGCTGAGATTATGGTGGCCTGCTCAGGTCCCATTCCCCTCCTCAAGTATGTGCCCGTCGAGGTCGAGCAGAAGTTCAGCGCCACCGTGGTCGTTGCTGCCCCTGGGTACCCCAACTCCTACCCCAAGAACATTCCCATGCAGGTATCTACACCTCCTGCTGGTACCAACATCTTCCACGCGGGAACCAAGCTATCTGGCGATTCCCTCGTTTCTTCCGGTGGTCGTGTTATTGCTGCCGAGGCCGTTGGCGAGACTCTGCGTGCCGCTGTCGACAAGGCTTACGAGGGCGTTAAGCTCATTAACTTCGACGGCATGTACTATCGCAAGGATATTGCTCACCGTGCTTTCCGCGACGAAAAGTCTTCGTCCGACAAGCTTACATATGCCCAATCGGGTGTGAGCATTGACGCTGGTAACGAGCTTGTTGACCGTATCAAGGCTGCTGTCGCCACTACTCGCCGCCCCGGTGCTGATGCTATCATCGGTGGATTCGGTGGTGAGGTCGATCTTTCTCAAGCCGGCTACCCTGGGGCCCCCATCATTGTCGGCGCTATCGATGGCGTTGGCACCAAGCTCATTATCGCCCAGAAGATGAACAAGCATGACACCGTTGGTATCGACCTGGTTGCCATGAACGTCAACGACTTGGTTGTTCAGGGTGCTGAACCGTTCATGTTCCTCGACTACTACGGTTGCAGCAGGCTCGACGTCTCGGTTGCCGCCGCTTTCGTCGAAGGTGTCGCTCAGGGGTGCAAGGACGCCGGCTGTGCGCTGGTCGGTGGAGAGACGGCTGAGATGCCTGATCTCTACACCGGCGATGACTATGATGCGGCTGGTGCTGCTATCGGTGTCATGAAGCCGACTCAGCGTCTTCCGAGGAAGGAGGCCATGGCCGAGGGCGATGTGCTCATCGCTCTTGCCTCTTCTGGTGTCCACTCGAACGGCTTCTCCCTTGTTCGCAAGGTTGTTGACAAGTGCGGCTTGTCCTACACTGACAAGGCACCCTGGGACAGCTCTGCCACCGTTGGTGAGAGCCTTCTCACCCCCACACGCATCTACGTCAAGCCTCTGCTCAAGGTCCTCGCTCAGACCGGCGAGGCAGTCAAGGGTATGGCGCATATTACCGGTGGTGGTTTGACTGAGAACGTCCCTCGCATGCTCCCCAAGCACCTGGCCGCCGAGATTGACGTCGCTACCTGGGAACACCCTCCTGTGTTCAAGTGGCTCAGAGAGTCTGTGGTCCCTACCGAGATGGCGAGAACGTTCAACAACGGTGTTGGTATGGTTTTGGCTGTCGCTCCTGAGGCTGCGGATGCTGTGGTCAAGGGCTTGGAGGCTGAGGGCGAGAAGGTCTACACCATTGGCAAGCTGGTCAACAGAGAGGGTGGCGAGAAGGGCGAGTGGTGTGTTCTCAAGAACTTGGAGAGCTGGGCTGCTTAAATTCGGAAAAGGCGTAGATACCTGGTCACATAAGGATGGAGGGAAAATGGGTTTACAAAAAGGGTTCACGGTTGAGGTGTTGCGGGTTGGGACGGGTTAATGAACCGGATTAAGGATGTCTAGATGACAGGATTCAACTCTCTGAATACAGGGTAGCATGTCAATGCCAATGGTTTTTGTTTGATTTAATCTTGGGTATCCATGGGATGCAAAATAGTGCTATGTGCTTTGAGAATATGGTGAGTGGACCTTGGTTGTTATGATCTTGTAGTATCCTCCGTCTCCAATCATGTGGTACCTGCAACCAACCCTTCTCACATCTCCTTCTCAAAGGCATCATTCAAATACCCAACGAAGCTCTCCCTCAACCTCCCCGCCGCCAACGTCCCCACCGCCTCCAACCCAATCCCACCTCTATTCAGCGCCACAAACGCCCTCCTATACCTCTGCAACTGCGGCAATCCCACCTTCTTTCCCGGCAACTCGACCTCCAAcatctcctctccctcttccttagtTCCACTCCTGGACAACCTCACTGTCCCACCTTCTCCTACCTCAGCTTGCTGCTCCAAAATCCTCTTGACGATATCCTGCGTCTCCTTTTCAAGGACATACAGATAATCGCCGCCGGGATCCTTATCGCGCTGCACCGTCGACTTGTTGGCCCGGATCAGCTTTTGTGGCTTGTTGACGATGACTTCGTCCCAAATCTGATCAAATGTTGCTTTGGTATCGGAGGGCGTGTCGTCCcaggtgatgatgaaaagCGGAGAGTCCCAGCGGGACATGGGGTTGGGTTCCTCGTAGCGGAAGACGAGGTTTTCCCAGTTGGAGCGGGGCGTGTAGGGCTCTTGAGAATCGGTGGGGCTGAGGGTTACGTCTTCAAAGTCCGGGCCAGTGGATTCCTCTTCGAATTGTTTTTGTTGCCAGTTTTGGTGGGATTGTTGGTAAGTTTCGGGATGGAGGTCGCCGGATTTtggtgctgctcctgctgctgctgctgttgttgttgttgttgtggttgatgttgttgtccCGTTGCCtgccttctgctcctcctcctgctgctcctgctgctccgACCTCCGTATCCTGGCCTCATTGACtcccctcgccctcgccaccGGACACCCAATCTGTACCAGACCAAACGGCGTCTGTACGTTCTTGGCTTCGCAGTAGAGCTGGTACCGCCATCCCTTGATGTAGTTCAACGTGTCGAGAATGACAATGTCCCTGGGAGATAACACGCGCTTAACAGCGCCGTAGAGCGCGGCGCGCGCATCCTTTTCGGAGGCATTGGCGGAGCGGACGTGTGCTGGTGTGTGCGCTGGGTCGAGGTCGTAGACGGAGCGTGAGATGGACAGGCTTTGGTCGGAAATCAGGTGCAGGCGGAATTTGGgtgtcgaagaagaggaggattcAGCAGCGATGCGCTCGGTGAGGTAGTCGTAGAGTTGCGCGGCGCGCGTAGATTTGCCTGAGGTGGGTAGGCCGGTTATGAGGATGAGCTGGAGGACGGGGGGATGGGATGGTTAGCGACGCGACGAAGAGCAGAAGAGGAATGAGCTGGTAGTGAACTTACCGGCATGTTGATAGACTAATTATGGGACTCGTGGTGATTGGATGAGTGACGTTTATAAACCTTCGGTACGTCGTGGAATAGTCGAGATGGTAATCGTCTTTGTGAAAAAGATGTTCGAAGATCCGTCATCGCGGGGTATGGGTTTGCGATTTCTCGATAGCAACTTTCGAGTCTGCCCCACCGAGCTGCTATCacaagtacctacctctagtgtagtgcCATGTCTTGGCATATTTGGACTGCCAGAATCCCTAGGATAGGTAGCTTTACTGTGGAGTGTATCAAATATGTCTCTCTCGCTCCATGGTACAGCAAGATTATTCGAAAATATTGGAAGGCCCAGCGAATCAGCTAATTGAGAAAAGGAATCAATCCTAACAGACCATTCGAAAGCACACAGTCACTGCGTTTGGCCCCCTCTTCCGTGTCCGGTCCGGACCCCGGACGAAACGGCGGAGATATGGGGCCGGTTTTGTGGAGAACATCCGATCTTAACGTCGAAGTTGCATGAACAGGTTCTCAAAAAATCTGATGACAAAGAATGTTTATAGTTGGTAAGATGGGGAGCGGGTAGCGAGTCCAAGCTCAATTCATATAATTTGCGGAGATGGATAGCAAGGAAACATCACATGGCAAGATCTGAGAAGCCGCTGCACTGCCTCAACCGATGCGGCGAGTTGCTCAGTTACATTCGGACGAGCTGAGCTACACCACGGCTGATCTACATACTCGGTTGTCTTGCCGATCACGTCATATATTCTGTGGTGTTAAATGTGAAGTTCGTGCAGTAACATCTCGATCATCAAGTCAACTTTGTGTTGGCGCAAACTCACAATTTTCAGGGAACTTGGACAGAACATACCTATTGCATGATATGGTCACAAGCTAATGCTGATAAAGCAAAGCCTCGGTGAATTTTTTAAGATCACTAACACCAACCAAGCAGGTTGAAGGACCATCATAGTCCTTATCAATTACCGATTACTGATCTGTAGCGTCATACTGTGATTATCGAAACCGTCCACACCAGGGTAGATTAAGAGGGCGGATCAAAGGAACTGAAGGAATTGTCAAGACTATCAAGTGGATCCTATTTTGACACTATCAGTCCCCTCTTGGTATGTTTATGACGGACCGCAGAGACCAAAGAAGATAGAGTTGCAGCTACAGATTTACCTTCACACCATCTCCACTGAGTATTTGGTAGCCTGCCCATCAAAGGGTAAGGTAACACTACATGGGTGGGTGTGCAATCCCAAAAGTTGCCTGCAGGCCAAGCCTTCCAAATGGGCGCTCCAGGGGCTTTTGTATGACCCTAAGAACACCTAGGTAAGGCTTTTTAAGCCACTAACAACAATGATTGGTCAGAAGAAGCGAAAATTTGTCCTGGAACGAGAATGAATGGAAGCCTCACGCTCCCAAGGCGCATTCATATCACCTTGTGGGTATGGCTTATGGAAACACATAGGGCCCTTGTGGCTTCATCCCTCAGTGAACCGCGAATCCAGCAATATGGGCAACGAATATGGTCGTCTGATGACGGTGTCTATTCCTCGGTTAGCCTCAATGCTGCTTGAAGCTTGAGCACCTCGCCGCAGTCTCATGCTTCATGGTATTGTGTATAATTGATAAATGTTTCTGAGACTTGCCATAGAGATTTGATTTTGGTTGACAAAGATAACGAATCCTTAAAAGCAGGGTCCAGCTCACACCATGGCCCAGATGGTGTCGTGTAACAGCTGGCGTTCTGGTAAGGGTCTGGGTTCACTGTTCGTTTTTCGGGCAATGAGAGAAGAGCTCCCATATCACATATCGACTCGTGGAACACACAACTGATGCCCTAATGGGCTGGACAAGGGTTCAGGGACGGGAGGTAAGGCATATTCAACCTGAAATGGTCCAAGATATGCAATGACGGGACGGTTCCAGGTAAATTTAGCTCGATCTTGCAGATGACTGAGATATAGAGTGTTGGTGAAACCATGCCGGAAAGCTTCCGCACATCAGTAACATTACCAATTCAAAGCCGACGGGGGCCATGCTCAGCCCTTCAAGATGAAATCCAGAATTGTGAAGGGAACTGGTTCGAGGTGAGATCCGGCTTTCCGTTGCGGGGGATCAATCAACTGTAGCTGCCCCTGATCCCGTCCCATAGTCTACTTGGTGTACCTGCACAGGTCAAACAACGAGTCACTGCCCACTGGCCGAACGGATTTATGCCAAGACCATCAAGCGGGTCCCTGTGGCTCAAGTGGGTCAATATTGCTCTCGCACAGGTAGCCTAAATAGGAAAGGGTAGTCGAGACTCGGCCAATGAAGTGACTTCAACTTTCGACAACATCACTGCAGCTTCAACTTCACTCCCCCAACTTCACCAACTTCTCACACTCACCAATCGAGCAGCCATGCTTTCATCTCTCGCCACGACTCTCACGGCGGATTGGTTTGACCCTGACCGAAGATGTCGGCGTTAAAATGATACCGTACCAGTCCGGCATGTCATGAGTCCAGTACGGAACTCTCTCATCGCCTACGGGGGCGTTCGCGGATGAGACTTGTAGCCATGTCTTGCTCTCTTTTCGACTTTGTCAACCTGCCATCATCCTGACCTTCCATGTTCCCGCCAAGTCTTTGGTGAGGCTGTGCGTATTGTTACTGAGCAGGTAAGGCAAACCAGCCCAGTGATTGTCTTTCCACGTCTTTCACGCCCCTAGAGCACCACTCACAGACAGCCGTCACCCTCTCCCCTGTCACCTCCCATCTGAGCATCGCCATAGCCATAGCCCTACGCACAACCGATCGGACGGACATGCTTAGGCTCGGCATGGCTCATCATAccggcaccatcaccaaacctATGTAAAAGGTCGCCAGTCTTCAGACAATACTTCTCATTGAACACATCGTTCTTTGAGACCTCCTCCACAGCTCGCTTTGACTTATCAAGTAAAGTCAGGCTGCCCGTTGACCGGATCCCTTCTTGCATCGGCAGGTCCGTCTTGTACCACCTTATTCGACAAGCAGCGAACCAGGAAGAGTGGCTCGACACATCGACCTTCCTCTTTGACACAGACCACATCCAATCTTCAGTACGCCCACTCGAACGCCTACTGCTTTCGACCAACTGTACAGGACATCGTACCTTACCAGATTCGGACACAACCGTGGCGTCGAGCTGCCTCTGGCTACTGCAACCATTTCCACCCTACACAAGCTGAACACCAAGGCCCAGGCCTATTCGTCACTTGATTGATCAAACCCACTGAACTCGGTGCGGCCCTTCGATAGTCGTGAACATGGTATTCTGCGGGAAGCCGAGCAAAGGGTGCTCTGTGTGCCGAAAACGTAAGATTCGGGTAAGTCACCACATCTGGTAGCTTCTTCACACCATGTCCTTTATCCATATTCCCGGGTTAGAACCATATAAACCCAAGAGAGACCTCCGCCCCCACTTCTCCCAGCGGATGAGCAGCCAGATATTTGAAGGCCGCGCTCTAAGACATGCCCCGCATCTCTCTCATCCCATATCATTCGTCATGCCTGCCCTCTGGCTTGCTTTGATTCCATATGCAATGCACATGTACAGAATATATTCGTTGACATGCATCTAGTGCGATCAGAGAGTACCGGGCTGTGGCCAGTGTCAGAAGCGAAAAGAGGAGTGCCCTGGGTACAGAAACCTTGTCGATCTAATGTTCCGAGATGAGAGTGACCATGTTCGGAACAAAGCCGAGGAAAAGGCTCGAAGACGGCGTCGTCTCTCTGTCAAGACGCCCAGTTCTCCCAGTGACCCGAGATGTTCAATAACACCAGAACGCCGACAAACAACACCCTCGTTACTCGTTCCAAGTCCCAAGAGGCCCACGAGCTCGACACCTGAAGCTACTTGGTCGGACGATGACGACAGTATACCGATGTCGCCCGATTCGGGAAGCTGGCCAGTTACCCCGCCAGTTGCCCTCTTGTATGACCTTCCCCCAAGTTGTCAACAGCAAGGCATTGCCTATTTCTTCTCACGATATGTGTCTGTCGAAGAGACGACATGTCACCACAACTTCAGTTTCGTCTTTGACATATGGAAGCCCACATCGGTGGCCCACGACCGGCATGTTGACGGCGTCCTTGCCAGTATGACTGCCGTGGGATTGGTTGGTCTCGCAGGCGTCACCCGCTCGCCAGATATGATGGAAGCCGCTTGGAAATCTTACGGGACCGCTCTTCGATTAACAAATCACGCTCTGGAAACACCTCTCGAAGCTGTCAAAGACACTACGATGCTCTCGGTGCTTATTCTTGGCCTTTTTGAGCTGATAGCCGAGCATCCATCCCACATGCGGACTGTTGAAGCTTTCCAAGAACACGTTAACGGCGCAGTAGCTCTTGCAAAACTTCGAGGGCCTGCGCAGTTTGAAACGAAAGGAGGAGTCAAAATGTTCTCGATGCTTTGCCAACGGGTTGTGTTGAGCTGTTTGCAGTCGAGAGAGCCCATGCCAATGCCGCAACCACTGATTGACTTGTGGCATGCAATGCCTCAACCAATCCAACTGAAGGGCTTCGGATGCCTTACGCTCTCGGCGCTACCACTCATGCACAACTTCTTGCAAGTGCGTGTCGACATCCTGAATGGGGTCCTGGTAGACTCAGATAACATCCTAGCGCATCTTTTCAGCATTGACGAGCGATTCGAACAACTGTCGGCCCAATTCTCTCCAGATCTACCGTACAAAACCTTCCGACTGACGAGACACCATCCAGCGGTGCTGAATGGAGTCTGCATTGTCTACTCCACACTATGGGATACTACGCTGTGGAACAGTCTCCGTATGCTCAGGATGGTTTTGTTGGAGACGATCATCTGTGAGATCCAACAGCTTTCACGGAGACTCTGCCTCAAGCCAACATCCGGCCCTTATGCAGACCAGTTCAAAGGCGCAAAGCGCAAATTGATGGAAATCCTGGAGGCGATATGCGGCAGTGTGCCCCAATTGCTTGGACTCGTGGATCCCGCAGACGGCAGTGTCGACAATTCATGTTCAACGCCAATATCGAGTGTTGAAGTCCGCGAAACCCCCAGCCCACCAACATCCCCATCAGCCCGGTCATCCGATtccggcggcagcagccagAGTCCCATGGATCCGGCTAGGGCTCGATGCGCGAGCCTCACCATCCTTCATCCGGTAACACCCGCTTCAACAGACGCAGAAGAGGAGGCTAGCCGCTTCGTGCTTTTAGTATCAGCGACGAGCCCGGTGGTTTGGCCCTTGTACATGGTCGGGATGTCATCGGTATGTAACGGGCAGGTGAAGAGCTACGTTGTGGGCAGGCTACGCACACTTTATATGGAGACGGGTGTCAAGCAAGCAGATGCCGTGGCCAACCTGCTTGAAGAACATGAGATCGccgatggggaggaggatagaAATGAGAATAGGGCAGAAGAACATGCGCAATGGTTGCCAGGACTAGGACTAGGACGGGATTGGATGAGTGCGGGTGGAATGGAGGAAACACCGCTTTATTTGAGGGTGGTGCAGCAACCACATGAGCTGTTCCATGCTGGTGggccgatgatgatggaggatgggAAAGGAATGATTGATCCCCAGCTGATCTAACATTAGGAGATTTGCAAACTTAAATGCAAAGGTACAGCACGAAATGAAGAAGCCAAGTATATAGCGATCCAATACTAGTCTGGttgttagctcgagacctcgGGTCAACTTCTTGAGGCGTTTTAGTTTCACATCTTTCAGTTCGGTTTCTTTCCATGATCAAAGCACCTTCTTAACTTGAATATGCTATTCGAAACTTTATATGTTCGGTTTAAATCCTTGCAATACGGTTCTAGACCGTACCTGGCCGTTAATCTGATTTTAATGAAGTTTGGAATGATTCGGACTAGATTTTGTCCGGTATACTAGGAATACTTACttagctaacaaacaaatcAAAATTGCCTAGATCGGATTGACTGGACACTCGGTCTAAGGAATAGGTCGAAGTGTCCAAGGACCAAACCGCACCGTTGCTACAGGTCAAGACGA
Proteins encoded in this region:
- a CDS encoding phosphoribosylformylglycinamidine cyclo-ligase, whose protein sequence is MSSLRILLIGSGGREHALAWKLSQSPSVESIIAVPGNGGTAGLPKVTNNNTVSENDFAGLVDLAKKERINLVVPGPEQPLVDGVENVFREVGIPVFGPSKDAARMEGSKTFSKDFMKKHNIPTAAYENFSDFEKASEYLKKVGHNVVIKATGLAAGKGVIIPESQEEAQQALKDIMLDRQFGNAGDEVVIEEFLTGDELSILSFCDGTTIKSLPAAQDHKRIGEGDTGLNTGGMGCYAPTKIATPALLAQVEREILQPTVDGMRKDGFPFKGCLFTGLMITPNGPKVLEYNVRFGDPETQTVLPLLKSDLAEIMVACSGPIPLLKYVPVEVEQKFSATVVVAAPGYPNSYPKNIPMQVSTPPAGTNIFHAGTKLSGDSLVSSGGRVIAAEAVGETLRAAVDKAYEGVKLINFDGMYYRKDIAHRAFRDEKSSSDKLTYAQSGVSIDAGNELVDRIKAAVATTRRPGADAIIGGFGGEVDLSQAGYPGAPIIVGAIDGVGTKLIIAQKMNKHDTVGIDLVAMNVNDLVVQGAEPFMFLDYYGCSRLDVSVAAAFVEGVAQGCKDAGCALVGGETAEMPDLYTGDDYDAAGAAIGVMKPTQRLPRKEAMAEGDVLIALASSGVHSNGFSLVRKVVDKCGLSYTDKAPWDSSATVGESLLTPTRIYVKPLLKVLAQTGEAVKGMAHITGGGLTENVPRMLPKHLAAEIDVATWEHPPVFKWLRESVVPTEMARTFNNGVGMVLAVAPEAADAVVKGLEAEGEKVYTIGKLVNREGGEKGEWCVLKNLESWAA
- a CDS encoding RNA polymerase II elongator complex subunit, giving the protein MPLILITGLPTSGKSTRAAQLYDYLTERIAAESSSSSTPKFRLHLISDQSLSISRSVYDLDPAHTPAHVRSANASEKDARAALYGAVKRVLSPRDIVILDTLNYIKGWRYQLYCEAKNVQTPFGLVQIGCPVARARGVNEARIRRSEQQEQQEEEQKAGNGTTTSTTTTTTTAAAAGAAPKSGDLHPETYQQSHQNWQQKQFEEESTGPDFEDVTLSPTDSQEPYTPRSNWENLVFRYEEPNPMSRWDSPLFIITWDDTPSDTKATFDQIWDEVIVNKPQKLIRANKSTVQRDKDPGGDYLYVLEKETQDIVKRILEQQAEVGEGGTVRLSRSGTKEEGEEMLEVELPGKKVGLPQLQRYRRAFVALNRGGIGLEAVGTLAAGRLRESFVGYLNDAFEKEM